TAGGCCTCTACCCACCCCCCACTTTGGGCTGACCCAATTTTTCTAATTTTTCTAAGCCCTTTCATTTGAATAGGCTTCAGTCAGGAAGCGCTTACTGCTGAGAGCTTGGATTGTAGCTCATTCGTCTGAAAATCCAGCAGCTTGTCAAAGGGACACGTTTGAATGGTGGGCTCACATCTGCTGGGCTTGGATTGAGATGACCCAAACTTATTTCACTCTAGGCCCTCAAGACCAGCAGAGAGGGGAGGCTACCATCCTGTCAGTCCAGGATACATTCAAGCTCATTCTCTACAGGTGAAAGGTCAGTGAGCTTTCAGGCCCTCCACCCCTTCCTCATTGGATGACCACCTCCACTAATTTTTGATAAGTTGTTCACTCCGTTAAAAAACAAATAAAACACAATTTTGCAATTAATTTTCAGGTCGGAATTTGTGGCTGCAGTCTTCCAGACAGAAATCCTTGGATGCTGCAATGGGTAAGATCATATAAAAGAGACACCCACATTTACAGAATAGCAACACTCACTCTTTAACCtcacctcagtgcttccttcacaaCAGCTTTCATTAGGGGCATCTTTGTTACGTCAGCGGCTGAGGGGACGGGCTTGTCTCCAACTGTCTCTTTTATTTCTCGGTGCAGGGCTGCCTGAATGTCTGGGTGCCTGGACAACTCATATAGTGTCCACGACATTGTGCTGGAAATCTACAGGAAAGAGAGGGAACACGGATCAGCGTAATACTGGCActgaagggaagaacaaccacttaGCGTAGTATTGAGCAATACAGATAAGGCGGTCAACTCTCAGTCTCTGCTGTTAGTTCTCAACTAGGGTGTTGCAAATGCCTTAAATATCCTTAGTCTGTGTGGGAAGCCATTTACCAATGACCCTCATTGGATAATGGGTATGTGTGTCACCATTGGCAGAGAACAGGACTGGACTTGGATGTGATGCCTCTGTGGtggaatagcctgccaacattAATGTTGACGGACAGTATTATTTGGTAGGGTGTACAACGAGTGTTGCTCCGGCTCCCACAAGTTTCCTGCCCAGTGAGTTTGGTTAAAACTACCCCTGCTGCATTTTACAGGATCTGAAAACCGCAAGAACTAATGGTGACAAGCACTTACTGTGTCCACACCAGCGAGTAACAACTCTGTGACGTTGCCATAAATGGTTCTCATGGGGAGATTCTGGGATGACAGGAAGTAGGTCAGGTACTTCCCCTCGATTGGTTCCCTTCTCGCTAACTTCTGTTGAATTTCAGCCATCCTTCGGTCTATGTGTCCTTTAGCTGCAAAATAATTGCAAAGTAAGTTCAAGGATAAAACCAGGCATAGCATCACTTTCCCTGACCAGCACTAACCGCAGTTAACCCCTATTGGAACAGCAACCTAGAGGAGCACAACACATCACTGCTCCTGACACAGAAATTCCCTGCACAGCGAGTGCCTGATCTCGGTAGCAGGGTGGTGTCACTTCCAGGCCTGATCCCTCCTCACCTGGACCTTATAGTTCTCATTCTGAGGGACTAACAGGACCAGGAAACTCAATACCAGAGTATCAGCACTAgatttttcttgttttttttttgttgcagcTGAAGATTTAAGAACCAGGGGAGACGAGTTTTTTTTCAtggagcgagttgttgtgatctggaacacgctgcctgaaagggcggtggaagcagattcaatagtaactttcaaaaggggaattggataaatactggaaggggaaaaatttgcagggatgtGGGAGAAAGAGCAAAGGGAGTGGggcctaattggatagatctttcaaagagccggcacaggcacgatgggccgaatggactcctcctgtgctgtTATATTGTATGATTCTTTGATTTTAACAGCTGCTTAATCATCAACCTTTGTGCCTTCCGCTGTGGGACTGCCATCCGCTCCCCTGCCCTCCCACTCCCAATTATAAAGAGGTCATAGTAGCAATAGAGGTAATGTTACAGTCTCTGCCCCTTGTGGTGAAAGCTGAACAACATTcctcctccatcactccccactTCCTCAGCCTCAACATCTTGTACAGGGCATCACTCCACATCAACAAGGCATCTCACTTACCAAAAGCAAACATGTAATCCCAGCAGGCAATGAATTTCCGCCAGGGTTCTGGGTAGATTTTGTGCAGAAACTTTGGCATCGCCATGGTGATGAGCGTCATTTGAAACATGGTGTTAATCGACTGGATAAAATCTTCCGTTTCTTTGGGAACATCAGCCTTGAGGCAGCCAATCCGTGTCTCAAAGAGCACTGAAGAGATACCTGGAAGAATTAGCAGACGTGGACAAAGATTACTGCTTGTGAAAATTAAAAACTACCTCAGTCATCACACAGTATTATTTGGGAGTGAATGGTTTAGCACGTTATTCTGTTAGTGTTGGGGTCTCTATTTAGCCACAACTGACAGAAGGTCCTTTGATTTTGTTCCACTTTCAGGAATGTGAACTCCATGCTCTCTCCTGCTTAGGTCCATTGGTTCTTGGTATCCACAGGCCAACTTTACAttttgtcattttaattttctgccCCACTCTGACTCTCacctctctgtcctcggtctcctacactgttccaatgaagctcaatgtaagcttaaggaacagcatctcatcttttgactgagcactttacagccttccagactcaatacggagttcaacaatttcagatcataaccactgctcctatTGATTAGAtgctggtgatgattctgctattctcatttacacctcttctagacccatcttttgtttctttacttgtcccattatcactctcttttgctttgcaccatcatcccttttgtcatgtaatctctcctgccttccaacctatcacagaccttcccttttgttctttcccccctcccccctttccctgtctctgcatTTCTTAAACCTAttacatgtgataatgaccagatcatcagttttAGTGATAAAagcaaagttccgaagaagggtcactgacccgaaacgttaactctgcttctcttggggcggcacagtgattagcactgcagcctcacagctccagcgacccaggttcaattctgggtggagtttgcaagttctccctgtgtctgcgtgggtttcctccgggtgctccggtttcctcccacagccaaaagacttgcaggttggtaggtaaattggccattataaattgtcactagtataggtaggtggtagggaaatatagggacaggtgaggatgtggtaggaatatgggattagtgtaggattagtataaatgggtggttaatggtcggcacagactcggtgggccgaaggacctgtttcagtgctgtatctctaaatcaaaaatctttccacagatgctgccagaccggctgagtggttccagcatttcttgtttttatatcagtttTAGTAATATTGGTTGAGGGGGTTTTAGTGATATTGTTACACGGGAGGTGTAACTGGACATCACTCATCGATTTTCATTTCAAAGCTCAAGTTCTACAATTCACAAGAAGGGGGCCTTTGACTAGAACACCTGGTTATTATCAGGATGAACAGGATTCTCTGTGGGGGAAATTATAACCCAACACTTGGCAGGAAGCCCACAGGATAGGCTGGTTTTATACTCTGCCCAGATTTTATTCTTCAGTGAAGTTATGGAGAACAATATTGGCCGGGGTGTAAAACCCATGTTCCACCCGATCCTGTAGGCTTCCCGCCTGGTATGTTGGGTGAAAATTTACCCCGAGAGTCAGGTTGGATAGGAAATCAACTCAAGGACATAAGTATATGTTGGGGGATTTCCTTCCTTCTGTCTTTTGGCCCTCTTTCCATTTGCAAACCTCACCTTCTAATCCAAACTTGTAGAACTCTCCTGCCAGGTCCTTCACCAGGACATGGTCATTCTTGGTCTGTTGGTGCCGGAGCCTAAAGATCAGGTCAGTGACGACCTCATTGAGGACACCACTGTACGCCTCCACTTCCTTTGGTTTCAGCATGTGTTTGCTGAGTGTGCTGCGCAGCTTCTGCCACTCCTCTCCCTCCCTGCAAGAAAGAAATCCCCATAACACACCAGAAATAACAGCAATGAGCAACAGCTCGCTGCTCACAAGGTCACAAGGCCAGAGGGCCACAAGGTGCTTTATATACATTAACCATCATTATCTTTTGCAGGGTAAGGGGCCACTGACAGTTCCAATACAGTCAGGTCAACAGGAGAGAGGCCACTTGACTCATGCCTCCTATGCTGGCGTTAGCTTTTCAAATGGGCCTCTCtaatctaattccattttcctggtCTTTTACTGCATTTTTTTATATTCATCCTTTAAAAATACCTATCTAATTCACTTTAGAGTGATGTTATGACAGGAAAgaaaaagaaaggacttgcatttctatagcgcctttcacagcctcaggatgtcccaaagtgctttacagccaatgaagtacttttgaagtgcaatcactgttgtaatgtaggaaatacagcagccaatacatgcacagcaagatcccacaaacagcaatatgataataaccagatcatctgttttagcgatgttgcttgaaggataaaaattggccccaggacactggggagaattccccctgctcttctttaaaatagtggccgtgggatcttttacacccacctgacaaAGCcaatggggtcttggtttaacacctcatctcgaAAGGCAAATTCACTGATGCTGGGCTCTCAGTAGGAAGCTATACTAAAAGGGAGCAGGCATTGGAGATGGGACTACAATATGGTGGCATCAATTATCTGACCTCTTTTCCCTTTGAGCCGAACTCCCTGAAGGGAGGGTGAGATTGGCCAATTTACCCTGTAGTCTCTGCCTcttgtggtaaagcattccatgttcTAATAACATCCTCTGTGGAAAAAGTGTCTGCAATCTTCACCCTTCATTCTTCTGGTGATAAGATCAGTGAAAGATTTGGTCAGTTTCAGCTCAAGATCCTGATGTGAAACTGACATTTTTTTGAATGGTTTGTTTCAAATAGTTTTGGAGAAAAGCTTATtacaaaatatttacagcacagaaacaggccattcggcccactgggtCCATGCCACATGAGCCTCATCTCACCCTGTCAGCATATCaatctattcctttcaccctcatctgtttatccagcttccatcttaaatgcatctacgccatttgcctcaatcactccctgtggtagcgagttccacattctcaccactctgggttaagaagtttctcctgaattctcttattgaatttattggtgactgtcttatattgatggccccctagttttggtctctcccCCCTCACGAGTGGTGGCTGTTTTTCTGACTGTTGGCAGATCATTCTTTTCTGAAGTAAATCGGTTGTTGGTTTTCTGTTGGAACAAACAAGGAATTACTTTGAACTATAGTGACCATTATGTAGGCCAATGCAGGagccattttgcgcacagcaagatcccacaacccaCACGAGGGATTAGTGGTGGTGTCTGTTCAataaggaatgttggtcaggataccaggagaactccctgctcttcttcaaattttgTGCCGAGAAATCTGAACCAATGGGATAGGCATTCAGGACTTTGGTTTAACACCTCACCCAAGCAGATCACGAACTACATTCTCCAGCTCTCAGTCGTATTCAGTGGCTGTTTCACATAAAAATGTACACACACAAGTTTCTTTTAAGTCAGCTGTAACCTCAAAGTTGATTTGGTTCTACTCACGCAGTGAGGAGCCCGTAAGCGTGTCCTCTGTATTGTCTGTAATCTTTCCAAGATGATAAATCAGAACGGATTGGATGCTTCCCTTCCTGTCGCAAGACTTGTTCTATTAGTGCTGGATCTGCAATGTGTACGGTCAGGATAGACCCGAAACGTGCCTTCCACATAGGGCCATACTTAGCCCTTCCCTCTAGCTAACAAGCAAGAACATAAAGTGGCTGAAGACATTGTTAGTTCAATCTTTTAACCCTTCAGTTCCTAGTTCAATAAAAGTTGGAGGATTTTGAAGACTGAGTCATTTCAAAAGGGCCACAAAACAAACTGACTTCAACACCACAGCAGGGTTCATTGCATTAGGAGCAGCTCCCAGCCTTACAGAGCAGTGGCCATGTGGAATAGATTCCCAGTGTAAGCAGCTGACTTGGGGTCAACTGACGTCTTTAAAAAAGGAACTGGACTGCTGTCTGTTGAGAGGGGGTGTTAAGGGGTAAAGATTGTGGATTTTATTTACTCAAAAGATAAGGGAAGGAACATAGTGTTGCTTAAAATAAGAGATTGAAGGGTAGTTTGCTAGGGCATTCGTGACAGAATAATTGGAGGATTGATTTTACACATTAAAGGGTATATTTTCCAACtagcattgttctcacaaaaatacTAAGTGTGGACATCCTAGATCCTTCTGTATACTATTCTGATGTAGGCATTTGAAGAGGAATTTAACACAAGCAGGTCAAACATTTGTACAGGTACAACTCCGGCTCAAAAATAAACCCCCAATGTTCTTATTTATTGCAAGGAATTCTAATTCTCCATCCtgtaaagacaaacaattacagcgATTCCAAGACATCAGTTATACAGCACGATGGCCCGAAGACTGACATTTATAGAACATGAAGCAGAGCAGGGCAACACTGGATTTATATTGTGGATTACACACCTACACAGAGCTCTGTTCCTTCAGCATGGGTAGCAGTGGCCTTATCCATCATGTTAAACAGGCCAGGGACTCTCCAAGCTTAGCCTCGTTATACACTGTTTAGCTTTAGtgaaacaacaacttacatttatattgcgcctttttaACCTAGAagtacgtcccaaggcacttcacagaacatTTTCAGACAAAGTTTGATGCATAAGGAGACAGTagaaccaaatgcttggtcaaagaggtaggatagcgaggcagagaggttcagggagggaattccagagcttagggcccaggcagctgaaggcacggccaccaatggtggaacgatggaaatcagggggatgtgtgagaggccagaattggaggaacacagagatctcagagggttgtagggcaggagaaggttactgagatagggaggggttgaggctatggagggatttgaacacgaggatgagaattttaaattcgaggtgTTGCTGGTCCGAGAGCtattgtaggtcagcaagcatagggtcgatgggtgaatgggatggtgcaggttcataagatcataagtaaaaggagcaggagtaggctattcgccccctcgagcctgctccatcattcaataagatcatggctgatcttattgtggccttaactccactttcctgcctgaaccccataacccttgactccctgtaAAATGCTCGTCTTGCtactaatgatcatgaaactaccagattgtcgtaaaaaccaatctggttcactaatgtccttcagggaaggaagtctgctgcccttacctggtctggctgacatgtgactccaaacccacagcaatgttgttgacttttaactgccctctgaaattgcctagcaagccattcaattgtaggtggctcaccaccacctgttcaagggcaattagggatgggcaataaatcatggccttgccaacaatgctcacaacccaagaacaaatttaaaaaagctTCTGTTTCCTTGAATTTAGAAGATTGAAGGATGATCAAACTGAGGTGTTAAAAATGATGAAAGGATCTAATAGGTCAGATAGAAACTGTTTTCTTTGGTGGGAGAATACAGAACAACGGGGCATAACTTTAAATAGGCTTTTACTATTTAACTTTAaggttaggatgcaggcagcagagctttggatgagctgaagtttatggagggtggcagccaggagtgcattggagtgGTTGAGTATGGAGGTAACAAAAGTATTGATAAGGTTTTcaacagcagatggactgaggcaggggtggggacagacgttgttacagaggtgaaagtagCCAGTTTTTGTGATAGAGAGGGTATGGGGTCAGCAGCTCAGCTCAGAGTCCAATGGAAgaccaagaaagacttgcatttatatagcacctgttacTACCTCAGGACAGccaaaggtgctttacagccaatgaagtacttttgaagtgtagtcattgtaatgtaggaaatgcagcagccaatttgtgcacagcaaggtcccacaaacagcaatgtgataaatgaccacatATGTTTTTAatgatagcaaaatactgcagatgctggaaatctgaaataaaaacagaaagtgctggaaatagtcagcaggtcaggcagcattggtggatagaaaagcagagttaatgtttcaggtctatgatctttcatcagatgactatagacctgaaacgttaactatgtttttaatgatgttggttgagggataaatattggccaggacaccagggagaactcctctgctcctttttgatatagtgccatgggatcttttgcaaccGAGAGCCATAGTAGGGGGTGAGAGGGTGAGAGAATTGGTTAACGCCTCAACCGAGAGACGGcaactctgacagtgtggcgctcccttagtactgcactggagtgttagcgcaGATTTTGTGCTCCcgtatctggagtgggacttgaacccacaaccttgtgactcaggtgaGTGTATTACCCACAGCTGACACACCAAGATTGCAAAGAGCCTGATTTTCCCTGAGACAGTTACAAGGGAGCAGGATTGAATTGGTGGCAAGGGAATGGAGTGTGTGgcaggggctgaagacaatggctttggtcttcccaatgtttaattggagaaaatgtcagactggatgtcggacaagcagtctgacgacACAGAAGCAATAGAAAAGAACTATCCCCCATTTGCCACAGTCTTACAGGCAAGTGATGCAACAATGTGATTTGCATTATGTGCTTGACAACTTTACTTTTAAATTTAGAAAAGACCTTTCCTGTGTAAATTATAGTTCAGCTTTCATTTAACTTTGTACAATGAGAGATCCTGTACTCCTGGGTAAGATCATAATCACTGAGTCACTTGCATAAGAGATGGTGAGATCAGCTCCACTTCATCCACATTCATAGAATCAGACACAGGAAGGCAATGAAATCACACACAGGGAGCCAGTACAATCATATACAAGAGTacaaaagacttgcacttatatagcaccttattaGGTCACAAAAACATCTCAAAGCAATTCACACAACAAGTTACTTGCATATTTAAAAATTATGAGGTGTTTTGATAGTtacggagaaactgtttccactggcaggaaggttagtaaccagaggacacagacttaacaCAATTGGCAAAAAAAACCCAGAAGGGAGATGAGAATttattttttacgcagcgagttgttgtgatctggaacgcgctgcctgaaagggctgtggaagcagattcaatagtaactttcaaaagggggaattggataaatacttgaaaaaggaaatatttgcagggttacggggaaacagcagggtggtgggactaattgaacagctctttaaaaggagccagcacaggcatgatgggctgaatagccttctgtaCTATATGATTCTATGAGCGCTGTGACTGTTAGGCTTAGTTGACCACTATTAGGGAATAGACTGCTATTTCCTTGTGAAATGTAGCACTATGACCTGGCATCTCAGCCAAGACTGCAATATCATGTTTGAAGTTGGTGAAATTATCCACAGAAAGGCACTTAAATTCAGTCACTTAGGGACATTTTTAAAAAGTCTGTATCAGCAAACTATAATGATAGATATTCAAATACATCTTTCTTAAAAGATTTCACCATTATTAAAATAAATAGACATTAATGAAAACATTTTTTCAAAATGCACTGTAAAGTTACAAAAAACTGAGATTACTACCGTTGATTGAGTCGAATTTCTGCCTCTATTCAACTTTTTAAAAGAGGGGCTGGAGTCATAAACAGGAATTTTCATCCTTTATATCTCTCCATCCAAATTCCAATATTCATAGTACGACTGTCAAGTCCTGGATCTACAAGCAGATTCCAGATTTAAAAATGTCTTACAGCAAAATTTCACACGTTGTCCTTACCTGCAGCTCATGTAATCTGGCCAGCCCTTGATGAAAGAAGAGATCATACGCAAACCGTACAGCGCTAGGACCCGGCATCTCAGCCACAGTTCTCAAGCTTTTTTTCTTCTGTTTCTTGGATAGGGTAGATCTCACCATCTCTGCAACGTACCTGCAATACACAGGGAATCGGTTGGCCACCTGTCGGAGTAATGATATTGCAGTCATTCTGTAAATAAAGCAATACAATCATCCTCTCCTTCATTCTGATGGTTTTATATTGCGACAACATTGGCTGCTCAACCAAGTTTGGCGGCAGGGAAAGGCCCCCTGACTGACAGCATGCTCGGCCAATCGGGAGCTGAACATGTGTATTTAAAAACTCGTCAAGCCAATCAGAAGTGTCAAACAGGTTTGGTTGATCCGAATAACTTGTTCAGATATTTAAACAGACACTAAAGGAATCCCAGCAAGAGGTCAGGGGCTAAGTCGTGACCTCTGAGCAAGAGGAATAGGGTCAAGGAAATGTATATTGGAATTGGAAATCGCAGAAAAAAAACATGTAAagtctgcattttctgttttttttaaaatttaaggcTAAAAGATCTGCCAACTTGCaaaacagggtgcagaggagatttatcagaataatcccagggatgggggattttagttactaggttggaaaagctggggttgttctttgaaCAAGggcgattgagggaagatttaatagaaatgtacaagattatgaccgacttagataaattagacaaggaaaaactgttctcattaataaATGGTactaggattaggggacacagattgaaggttttgggcgagagatgcaggggcaatatgaggaagaacttttttacgctgcgggcggtaatgacctggaactcactgcccacaagagtggtggaagcagaaacaatcaataacttcaaaaggaaattggatggccacttgaaggaaatagacttgcagggctacagggatcgagcaggagagtgggactgactgagtagctccatggagagccgacatggactcaatgggctgaacgccctcctgtgccacaaatgactctaTGAAAATTATTGTTTTGGGAGTTAGGGGGCTAAGACAACTTTCAGGCCAAAATAAAAGTAATTTGTGAACAGCAAATCTGCATATTTTCCCAGAGATGACACAAGGCAACAGGCAGAACTCCTAAAGTACAAGAAAACTCATGGAGTAAAGGTTGGCAGGCCTGCGTTAAACTTCTGGTAAATAATAAATATATTTAAACGATAGCACTTCTACCTGAATGATTTCCAATTTCACCCAGACTTGGTTATTATTCATGTTTTATAAGAAATGTTTTCACTTTTAAAAGTTTAGAAACGGTTGATCCCgcctcccccccaaccccagtaACGAGATTGGGAAGTGGCAACATCAAACAGGGAAATCCCTCCAACTCTGTTTAATACAGCGAGAATGCAAATATTTGGCGAGCCGCTCACAGTTTGTGATAGGGATATAGCGTTACCCTGCTTTCAGTTACAGGCAGCTAAATTTAAAGAGTCAAAATCATACTGGTGACTTTCTTAAAGGTGAGGGCACAAAGAAACATTGGGCTGGTCGAATTTCAGGAAATCGGAGATCGatcgggtggggttgggggggggggggggggtgcagtaagATGTGAGCCGGATCAACAGGGAAAGATTAAGGTCTAAAGGATATTTAGAGAGCTCGAAATAAAGCTCTTAATAAGGAGTGTATGTGCTATTAACCATCTTATCTATCAGTGATTCAGCCTTTCTCATCCTGCAGTGGTTTGCCTCTGGTAACGGTCGTGTTCAACTGGACAGGGTGCACAGCAGCAACAGCGATGGGGCAATGAAACAAATGGAAAACTACAAGATGAATACATTTGATTGCACAGGGTCTTGCAACATGCAGTGGGATATTGTTCCATGGGAGTAGTACACATATTACAACAGAATCCTCTTCAGTGACATCCTGTACCTGATTTCCAAATCAGCAAATGAAGACCTGTGTTTTTTTCCTAAATGATCCCACATCTTGAGAGTCCAGATTTCCCCACAGGTCTGTCATCTTTGAGGGGGAGATGAAGGGGGGCACACTTCTGTAGCCTTCCACAATGAAGGTGGACCAAATGCAGAGCAAAGGCAGAAAAATGGAGTTGGGgtgcagttcagccatgatctaattgaatggtggagcaggcctgaggggctgaatgcttatttctgttcctattttcctagcaAAGCTAGGGCTGCAAGCGAGACTACTTTCTGCCCAATACTATCTGCAAAAATGCTCAACTTCTCCACACTTTCCCACTCCAGGGTACTTAGCAGAACAAGAGGACATCTACAAGACTGAAAATGTAATATATGTAAATATAAAAGGTCAGTTTAGAAAGTGATAAACCATGAAAGATTTCAGATGACAGTGCTAACTATGGGAGGCCGGGTAGTGGGGGTGAAGAATAATTGTTCTGGTCACTAAGTGGTTAATGTATTTATCAAACATTCCTTTGCTCAGTACTTCTAGAAAAAttgtaagaaagacttgcatttctatagcacctttcacaacctcaggacatgccaACGTGCTTTAcagtgaagtgtcgtcactgttgtaacgcaggaaacacagcagccaatttgcgcatagcaagatcccacaaagagcaatacgataatgaccaaataatctgtttttagtgatgttgattgaggaataaatattggtgaggacaccagggagaactcccctgtggtTCAAATAGTGTGGctgatttataaatctttgttgatgTTCCAAGCTGCATGTTTAGCCACATTTATGTATTTCAAGTTTTTACCAATTCCCTCCCCCAGTtattttcagacagagatgaggagaaattttttctgagggttttgcaactttggaactctgcctcagaaagtggtggaggcagtgtcattgaataattttaaggctggggtagatagattcttgttaggcaagggcatcaaaggtttttgggggtagataggagtgtggaatttgagacactaacagatcagccatgatcttattgaatgacagagcaggctagaggggccaaatggcctacttctgctcctaattcgtatgttcaataATTTGTCCTAAATACACACAAGTGAATTAAAAgaaactgtaccccagagggctgtggaagctcagtcattgaatatgtttaaagcagagattgatagatttctaaataccgatgacataaagggatatggggatagtgtggggaaaaaggcattgaagtggatgatcgaccatgatcatactgaatggtggagcaggctcaatgggctgaatggcctacgcctgttccTAAACTGTGCATTTAGTGAAGAGATCTTTTGCACAGTGTATGTTGAGGTCATGAATGTA
The sequence above is drawn from the Heterodontus francisci isolate sHetFra1 chromosome X, sHetFra1.hap1, whole genome shotgun sequence genome and encodes:
- the cyp27b1 gene encoding 25-hydroxyvitamin D-1 alpha hydroxylase, mitochondrial isoform X2, which codes for MTAISLLRQVANRFPVYCRYVAEMVRSTLSKKQKKKSLRTVAEMPGPSAVRFAYDLFFHQGLARLHELQLEGRAKYGPMWKARFGSILTVHIADPALIEQVLRQEGKHPIRSDLSSWKDYRQYRGHAYGLLTAEGEEWQKLRSTLSKHMLKPKEVEAYSGVLNEVVTDLIFRLRHQQTKNDHVLVKDLAGEFYKFGLEGISSVLFETRIGCLKADVPKETEDFIQSINTMFQMTLITMAMPKFLHKIYPEPWRKFIACWDYMFAFAKGHIDRRMAEIQQKLARREPIEGKYLTYFLSSQNLPMRTIYGNVTELLLAGVDTISSTMSWTLYELSRHPDIQAALHREIKETVGDKPVPSAADVTKMPLMKAVVKEALRLYPVIPGNARVIPDKDIQIGEYIIPQKILTHFEVRPEFKDSIVKPMTRTLLVPEQLINLQFIDR
- the cyp27b1 gene encoding 25-hydroxyvitamin D-1 alpha hydroxylase, mitochondrial isoform X1 produces the protein MTAISLLRQVANRFPVYCRYVAEMVRSTLSKKQKKKSLRTVAEMPGPSAVRFAYDLFFHQGLARLHELQLEGRAKYGPMWKARFGSILTVHIADPALIEQVLRQEGKHPIRSDLSSWKDYRQYRGHAYGLLTAEGEEWQKLRSTLSKHMLKPKEVEAYSGVLNEVVTDLIFRLRHQQTKNDHVLVKDLAGEFYKFGLEGISSVLFETRIGCLKADVPKETEDFIQSINTMFQMTLITMAMPKFLHKIYPEPWRKFIACWDYMFAFAKGHIDRRMAEIQQKLARREPIEGKYLTYFLSSQNLPMRTIYGNVTELLLAGVDTISSTMSWTLYELSRHPDIQAALHREIKETVGDKPVPSAADVTKMPLMKAVVKEALRLYPVIPGNARVIPDKDIQIGEYIIPQKTLITLCHYATSRDQEVFPNPDCFQPKRWFRKDENFHPYASIPFGFGKRSCIGRRIAELEIYLALARILTHFEVRPEFKDSIVKPMTRTLLVPEQLINLQFIDR